A genome region from Geminicoccus roseus DSM 18922 includes the following:
- a CDS encoding PKD domain-containing protein — MLAPLVMGGFASAPAAAEPLSVIYGPAAATAEGDDDYREIIYLSLPDDVENRLYLRIHDPDTGGAHDTRYGRDWDTDIRYVLFGGKGAARLDPGPSPGMEDGAPGSDRSEARGEVLAELTIGADAATDDGWRTVASFLPAEGDLVDGRRVFRLEAFGLGGDDSNVFMATLSLRDRRDLAPAGLEVLDHAPTVRVPDQRRTTELTFDVPQGTERLIVRNFDAASGRVAFASTYRTLELAASGQDEWRESVVELLPDEQGAPASLLLAGGREIPNDLTVTVADEAGRPLPLRLPARAAPANQRPLPVADHVRLADCLTVAFDASRSQDPEGGELRYDWAFGDGATGTGAAVVHRYPGPGSYQGTLRVRDRSTQVASGAALPFEVVVKRPPSAEAGADLVVAPGAVVEFDGDGSLPGDRPIASYEWDFQDGGLGEGPRPSHAFEQPGTYVVTLTVRDDQPGACHVSTDQVVVAVNAPPVAVPVPERRVAAGEAVAFDGSRSYDIDGAIADWRWDLGDGTTGTGPMIEHAYALPGTYTVVLTVTDEAGLANSTARATTRIIVNDPPVAVAGQSRSAAIGELLAFDGTGSSDRDGKLVRYRWDFGNGSTGAGSRVSYAYDRPGTYQVTLTVTDDSASASSQAASTLTVRVNAPPVALAGDDQVVTASEVRFDGSGSTDPDGTIVRYLWEFGDGATGEGATPSHVYRDSGTYRVRLTVTDDSGTLRSSASDTLQVVVNQAPIADAGRDQLGAPGEALTFSGSASLDPDGDIAEYRWDFKDGATASGERVTHRFERPGIYDVQLTVHDDTGQNAALGFDKARVVINAPPIARAGPDLRAAPGDEVVFDGGGSFDSDGPISSYRWEFSDAQESVEQRGVTRTYAEPGVYGARLVVADGSGASNGIAQDELVIRINHQPVAHAGHDQFASERILHFDASASADADGDPLVYRWDFGDGSPPAGGARVTHTYAEGGAYPVLLTVDDGTGLRNATAVAAVTVTIDRPPLADAGGNRDACAGDILVFDASRSHDPEGGVLRYHWDFGDGTEAAVVNPTKTYLRGAAYPVTLMVEDDSGFPANRHADRVMVRVKESPIANAGSDQLACAGTEVAFDGSGSRDSDGVVNRFTWDFGDGSIGGGERPVHVFAKPGDYRVMLTIEGDEIGQCANTNADEARIRVVDAPVARIAAPDRVAAGATVRFDAAASTTAAGRIVGWEWAFGDGASAQGPTVEHRFAEPGNYITKLTLTTEGGAEACSIIEASHPIFVNAAPSADGGPDRIAAANEEILFDAAGSQDPDGGIVAYQWDFGDGATASGINVRHSFRHSGRHEVTLTVADGMDLPNSQASDNVEVVVNQAPEPEIAAPKAACPGERLAFGGGGSEDPDGQIATFAWSFGDGATAAGADATHAYLAPGLYDVTLMVDDGSDLKNARRHAVLPLRVNRRPEAVAGPDRLACPEDEVAFDGTGSVDWDGQLLGYRWDFGDGATAEGARATHRYAAPGRYEVRLTVTDDSASSCATATSIAQVRVIATPSVTVAGDTHGFVGGAHDELLLDASASSHPDGAPLTFRWDLGDGSVQAGDRVRHAFAEPGVYPVRVVASDGSGLACGQAVGQVDVDVRARP; from the coding sequence ATGCTTGCTCCGCTGGTCATGGGCGGCTTCGCCAGCGCCCCGGCGGCAGCCGAGCCGCTCTCGGTGATCTACGGCCCGGCCGCCGCCACCGCGGAGGGCGACGACGACTATCGCGAAATCATCTATCTGAGCCTGCCCGACGACGTCGAGAATCGCCTCTATCTCCGGATCCACGACCCCGATACCGGCGGCGCCCACGATACGCGCTACGGTCGGGACTGGGACACCGACATCCGCTACGTGCTGTTCGGCGGCAAGGGTGCAGCCAGGCTCGATCCTGGTCCGTCGCCCGGGATGGAAGACGGCGCGCCCGGCTCGGACCGGTCCGAGGCCCGCGGCGAGGTGCTGGCCGAACTCACGATCGGCGCGGACGCCGCCACGGACGACGGGTGGCGGACGGTCGCGAGCTTCCTGCCTGCCGAGGGCGATCTTGTTGATGGACGCCGTGTGTTCCGGCTGGAAGCCTTCGGGCTCGGCGGCGATGACAGCAACGTGTTCATGGCGACGCTCAGCCTGCGCGACCGGCGTGACCTGGCGCCGGCGGGGCTCGAGGTGCTGGACCATGCGCCGACCGTGCGCGTGCCCGACCAGCGGCGCACGACCGAGCTCACCTTCGATGTTCCCCAAGGAACGGAACGTCTGATCGTCCGCAACTTCGACGCCGCCTCGGGCCGCGTGGCGTTCGCCAGCACCTACCGCACGCTTGAGCTCGCCGCCTCGGGCCAGGACGAGTGGCGCGAGAGCGTGGTCGAGTTGCTGCCGGACGAGCAGGGCGCGCCGGCGTCGCTGCTCCTGGCGGGTGGCCGCGAGATTCCGAACGACCTGACCGTGACCGTGGCGGACGAGGCCGGGCGGCCCCTGCCGCTGCGCCTGCCGGCCAGGGCAGCGCCGGCCAACCAGCGGCCGCTGCCGGTGGCCGACCACGTGCGTCTCGCCGACTGCCTCACGGTCGCGTTCGACGCCTCGCGGTCGCAGGACCCGGAGGGTGGCGAGCTTCGCTACGACTGGGCGTTCGGCGACGGCGCCACCGGCACCGGAGCCGCCGTCGTGCACCGCTACCCCGGCCCCGGCAGCTACCAGGGCACGCTGCGCGTGCGCGACCGCTCGACTCAGGTCGCCAGCGGCGCGGCTCTGCCGTTCGAGGTGGTGGTTAAGCGGCCGCCGAGCGCCGAGGCCGGCGCCGACCTGGTCGTGGCGCCCGGTGCGGTGGTGGAGTTTGACGGCGACGGGTCGCTGCCGGGCGATCGTCCGATCGCAAGCTATGAATGGGACTTCCAGGACGGCGGCCTGGGCGAGGGGCCGCGGCCGTCGCATGCGTTCGAGCAGCCAGGAACATATGTCGTGACGCTCACCGTCCGCGACGACCAGCCCGGCGCCTGCCACGTCTCCACCGACCAGGTCGTCGTCGCGGTGAACGCGCCGCCGGTCGCCGTGCCCGTACCGGAGCGCCGTGTTGCCGCGGGCGAGGCGGTCGCGTTCGACGGCAGCCGCAGCTACGATATCGACGGCGCAATCGCCGATTGGCGCTGGGACCTGGGCGACGGCACCACCGGCACCGGCCCGATGATCGAGCACGCCTACGCCCTGCCCGGGACCTACACCGTCGTCCTGACGGTGACGGACGAGGCGGGCCTCGCCAACAGCACCGCCAGGGCCACCACCCGGATCATCGTCAACGATCCGCCGGTCGCGGTGGCCGGCCAGAGCCGCAGCGCGGCCATCGGCGAACTGCTCGCGTTCGACGGCACCGGCTCCAGCGACCGCGATGGCAAGCTCGTCCGCTACCGCTGGGATTTCGGCAACGGGTCCACGGGTGCGGGAAGCAGGGTCTCCTACGCCTATGACCGGCCCGGCACCTACCAGGTGACGCTCACGGTCACCGACGATTCTGCCAGCGCCAGCAGCCAGGCCGCCAGCACGCTCACGGTCCGGGTCAACGCACCGCCGGTCGCGCTGGCCGGCGACGACCAGGTCGTCACCGCCAGCGAGGTGCGCTTCGACGGCAGCGGCTCGACCGATCCCGACGGCACGATCGTCCGCTACCTCTGGGAGTTCGGCGACGGCGCCACCGGGGAGGGCGCCACCCCCAGCCATGTCTACCGGGATTCCGGCACCTATCGGGTCCGCCTCACGGTCACCGACGATTCTGGGACCCTGCGCAGCAGCGCCTCGGACACGCTGCAGGTAGTGGTGAACCAGGCGCCGATTGCGGATGCGGGGCGGGACCAGCTCGGCGCGCCCGGCGAGGCGCTGACCTTCTCCGGTTCCGCCTCGCTCGATCCGGACGGCGACATCGCCGAGTACCGGTGGGACTTCAAGGATGGCGCCACCGCGTCGGGCGAGCGGGTGACGCATCGCTTCGAGCGGCCCGGCATCTACGACGTCCAGCTCACGGTGCATGACGACACCGGCCAGAATGCCGCCCTCGGCTTCGACAAGGCCAGGGTCGTGATCAATGCGCCCCCGATCGCCCGGGCTGGCCCCGACCTGCGCGCGGCACCGGGCGACGAGGTCGTGTTCGACGGAGGCGGCTCGTTCGACTCGGACGGACCGATCTCCAGCTATCGCTGGGAGTTCAGCGATGCTCAGGAGTCCGTGGAGCAGCGCGGCGTGACCAGGACCTACGCCGAGCCCGGGGTCTACGGCGCTCGGCTCGTGGTGGCCGACGGGAGCGGGGCGAGCAACGGGATCGCCCAGGACGAGCTCGTGATCCGGATCAACCACCAGCCGGTCGCCCATGCCGGCCACGACCAGTTCGCTTCCGAGCGGATCCTGCATTTCGACGCCTCGGCGTCCGCCGACGCGGATGGCGATCCCCTGGTCTATCGGTGGGACTTCGGCGACGGCTCCCCGCCCGCCGGCGGCGCCAGGGTCACCCATACCTATGCCGAGGGCGGCGCTTACCCAGTGCTGCTCACGGTCGACGACGGCACCGGGCTGCGCAACGCGACGGCGGTGGCCGCGGTGACCGTCACCATCGACCGCCCGCCGCTGGCCGATGCCGGCGGCAACCGCGATGCCTGCGCCGGCGACATCCTGGTCTTCGACGCCAGCCGGTCGCACGACCCCGAAGGCGGCGTGCTCCGCTACCACTGGGATTTCGGCGACGGCACGGAGGCCGCCGTCGTCAACCCGACCAAGACCTATCTGCGCGGCGCCGCCTATCCGGTGACGCTCATGGTGGAGGACGATTCCGGCTTTCCGGCGAACCGGCACGCCGACCGGGTGATGGTGCGGGTCAAGGAGTCCCCGATCGCCAACGCCGGTTCCGACCAGCTGGCCTGCGCCGGCACCGAGGTTGCGTTCGACGGGTCGGGGTCGCGGGATTCCGACGGCGTGGTCAACCGCTTCACCTGGGACTTCGGCGACGGCAGCATCGGCGGCGGCGAGCGGCCCGTGCACGTGTTCGCCAAGCCCGGCGACTATCGGGTGATGCTGACGATCGAAGGCGACGAGATCGGCCAGTGCGCGAACACCAACGCCGACGAGGCGAGGATCCGGGTGGTCGATGCGCCGGTCGCGCGGATCGCAGCACCGGACCGGGTCGCTGCCGGTGCCACGGTCCGCTTCGATGCCGCCGCCTCGACCACCGCGGCCGGCCGGATCGTCGGCTGGGAATGGGCGTTCGGCGATGGCGCCTCGGCGCAAGGGCCGACCGTCGAGCACCGGTTCGCCGAGCCCGGCAACTACATTACGAAGCTGACCCTTACGACCGAAGGCGGGGCCGAGGCCTGCAGCATCATCGAGGCCAGCCACCCCATCTTCGTCAACGCGGCGCCGTCCGCCGATGGCGGCCCTGACCGCATCGCCGCCGCCAACGAGGAGATCCTGTTCGACGCCGCCGGATCGCAGGACCCGGACGGCGGGATCGTCGCCTACCAATGGGATTTCGGCGACGGCGCCACCGCGAGCGGGATCAACGTGCGCCACAGCTTCCGGCACAGCGGGCGCCACGAGGTCACCCTGACCGTGGCCGACGGCATGGACCTGCCCAACAGCCAGGCGAGCGATAACGTCGAGGTCGTGGTCAACCAGGCGCCGGAGCCGGAGATCGCCGCGCCGAAGGCCGCCTGTCCGGGAGAGCGGCTCGCCTTTGGCGGCGGCGGCTCGGAAGATCCCGACGGGCAGATCGCCACCTTCGCCTGGAGCTTCGGCGACGGGGCCACGGCCGCCGGCGCCGATGCCACCCATGCCTACCTGGCGCCCGGCCTCTACGACGTGACCCTCATGGTCGACGATGGCAGCGACCTGAAGAACGCCCGCCGCCACGCGGTGCTGCCCTTGCGGGTCAATCGCCGGCCTGAGGCCGTGGCAGGCCCCGACCGGCTGGCCTGCCCCGAGGACGAGGTGGCCTTCGACGGCACCGGGTCGGTCGACTGGGACGGCCAGCTCCTTGGCTATCGCTGGGATTTCGGCGATGGCGCCACGGCCGAGGGCGCCCGGGCGACGCATCGCTATGCGGCACCGGGCCGCTACGAGGTCCGCCTGACGGTGACCGACGATTCGGCGTCCAGCTGCGCCACGGCGACCAGCATCGCCCAGGTCCGGGTCATCGCCACGCCCAGCGTCACCGTTGCCGGCGATACGCACGGGTTCGTGGGGGGAGCCCATGACGAACTCCTCCTGGACGCCTCCGCCTCAAGCCACCCCGACGGCGCGCCGCTGACGTTCCGCTGGGACCTGGGCGACGGCAGCGTGCAGGCCGGCGATCGGGTCCGGCACGCCTTCGCCGAGCCGGGCGTCTACCCGGTCCGGGTGGTTGCGAGCGACGGTTCCGGCCTCGCCTGCGGCCAGGCTGTCGGGCAGGTCGACGTCGATGTCCGGGCCAGGCCTTGA
- a CDS encoding adenylate/guanylate cyclase domain-containing protein has translation MTMPRLTLRWKLLLFAIAIAVLPILVAAQTMIRIGEDELKSSANEQLLGVATELTREINDMFERSWLGPLLLIRNAIDDERLGVEEKVALLTLGLSAIEDIAALQITLVGADLPLLVTKDDISGRLQDAGLEPVEVLRVAPARIQEIARSRDIAAPEVAFIPEIDDWLATIVLPLRAPLAGQDAILSARVDLGRLAQIIAGNPFARTGSITVVDDRGRQVLDRRRADLAHHAIVAEALELLSSTSRSLGVEPYQRPNGEVMLGAYAFPRPFRWAVLVERPEKDAYLAVAKMTRSLLWWGMVGFAVAVLGAVVLSIAISRPILEIDRVAVEVGRGNLAVRVVRGVRLNDEIGDLARRMNEMIVGLAERLKLERFVSGGTMAAVRLSQNETMELGGTRQRATMLFCDIRGYTSFAEQHEPAMVVEVLNFYFQHLAGLVRQHQGDIDKFVGDQILAVFTGDRAERRAVDCGLAMQAKMAELAIDRPNWNLAVGVGINSGEVIMGAMGSSERMDYTVLGDAVNVAARLCGTAGRGQTLISVATYQALEDVADLVVTPTTLRLKGKRKAALAYDVRKQVPPAPLAARMGAAVTL, from the coding sequence ATGACGATGCCGCGGCTGACCCTGCGCTGGAAGCTCCTGCTGTTCGCGATCGCCATCGCGGTGCTGCCGATCCTGGTGGCCGCGCAGACCATGATCCGGATCGGCGAGGACGAGCTGAAGAGTTCGGCCAACGAGCAGCTCCTGGGCGTGGCCACCGAACTCACCCGCGAGATCAACGACATGTTCGAGCGGAGCTGGCTCGGACCGCTGCTGCTGATCCGCAACGCGATCGACGACGAGCGGCTGGGCGTCGAGGAGAAGGTCGCGCTGCTCACCCTGGGCCTGTCCGCCATCGAGGACATCGCCGCGCTGCAGATCACGCTGGTGGGCGCCGACCTGCCCCTGCTCGTGACCAAGGACGACATCAGCGGGCGCCTGCAGGATGCCGGGCTGGAGCCGGTGGAGGTGCTGCGGGTGGCGCCGGCGAGGATCCAGGAAATCGCCCGCTCCCGCGACATCGCGGCGCCGGAGGTGGCCTTCATCCCCGAGATCGACGACTGGCTGGCGACGATCGTGCTGCCGCTGCGCGCGCCGCTGGCGGGCCAGGACGCAATCCTGTCCGCCAGGGTCGACCTGGGGCGGCTGGCTCAGATCATCGCGGGCAACCCGTTCGCCCGTACCGGCTCGATCACCGTGGTCGACGACCGCGGCCGGCAGGTCCTCGATCGCAGGCGTGCCGACCTCGCGCACCACGCGATCGTCGCGGAGGCACTGGAACTCCTGTCGTCGACGTCGCGGTCGCTGGGCGTCGAGCCCTACCAGCGGCCCAATGGCGAGGTCATGCTGGGGGCCTACGCCTTTCCCCGGCCGTTCCGCTGGGCGGTGCTGGTGGAGCGGCCGGAGAAGGACGCCTATCTGGCCGTGGCCAAGATGACCCGCAGCCTTCTCTGGTGGGGCATGGTCGGCTTCGCGGTCGCGGTGCTGGGGGCCGTGGTGTTGTCCATCGCGATCAGCCGGCCCATTCTCGAGATCGACCGGGTCGCCGTGGAGGTCGGGCGCGGCAACCTCGCGGTCCGCGTCGTGCGGGGCGTGCGGCTCAACGACGAGATCGGCGACCTGGCGCGGCGCATGAACGAGATGATCGTGGGCCTCGCCGAGCGGCTGAAGCTCGAGCGGTTCGTGTCCGGCGGGACCATGGCGGCGGTCCGGCTGTCCCAGAACGAGACGATGGAGCTGGGCGGCACCCGCCAGCGGGCGACCATGCTGTTCTGCGACATCCGCGGCTACACCAGCTTTGCCGAGCAGCACGAGCCGGCGATGGTGGTCGAGGTCCTGAACTTCTATTTCCAGCACCTGGCCGGGCTGGTCCGGCAGCACCAGGGCGACATCGACAAGTTCGTGGGCGACCAGATCCTGGCGGTGTTCACCGGCGACCGGGCCGAGCGCCGGGCGGTGGATTGCGGCCTGGCGATGCAGGCGAAGATGGCGGAGCTCGCCATCGACCGGCCGAACTGGAACCTCGCGGTCGGGGTCGGCATCAACAGCGGCGAGGTGATCATGGGCGCCATGGGCAGCAGCGAGCGGATGGACTACACCGTGCTGGGCGATGCCGTGAACGTCGCGGCCCGGCTCTGCGGCACCGCGGGACGGGGCCAGACCCTCATCAGCGTCGCGACCTATCAGGCCCTGGAGGACGTGGCCGACCTCGTGGTCACGCCGACCACCCTCCGGCTCAAGGGCAAGCGCAAGGCGGCCCTTGCCTACGACGTCCGCAAGCAGGTCCCGCCCGCGCCGCTGGCCGCGCGCATGGGCGCCGCCGTCACGCTCTGA
- a CDS encoding nucleoside deaminase gives MRTAIELALDQARAAARRGEVPVGAVVTDPEGRVVAADGNRVEEWHDPTAHAELVVLRRAAAMAGTPRLVDHDLWVTLEPCPMCAQAIAFARIRRVHYGAADPKGGGVEHGPRIFDQPTCHHRPEVVAGVRETEAAELLREFFRARR, from the coding sequence TTGAGGACAGCCATCGAGCTGGCGCTCGATCAGGCCAGGGCGGCCGCACGGCGCGGGGAAGTGCCGGTGGGCGCGGTGGTCACCGATCCCGAGGGGCGGGTGGTCGCCGCGGATGGCAACCGGGTGGAGGAATGGCACGATCCCACCGCCCATGCCGAGCTGGTGGTCCTGCGCCGGGCCGCCGCCATGGCCGGCACGCCGCGCCTGGTCGACCATGATCTCTGGGTGACGCTGGAGCCCTGCCCCATGTGCGCCCAGGCGATCGCCTTCGCCCGGATCCGCCGGGTTCATTACGGCGCGGCCGACCCCAAGGGCGGCGGCGTCGAGCACGGTCCGCGGATCTTCGACCAGCCGACCTGCCACCATCGTCCGGAGGTCGTGGCGGGCGTGCGGGAAACCGAGGCGGCCGAGCTTCTGCGCGAGTTCTTCCGGGCACGGCGCTGA
- a CDS encoding DUF3426 domain-containing protein produces MIVACPNCGAKYNIASSALGDKGRMVACSNCRHRWFVDPEREAPELPPAEPAPAPAPSNGSERNRMGEGTGVVRRGSKSTSLGWIVLLVLVAVIGGLVLTRDRIATAWPQVAGIYRAAGLSVVIDPGLEIRDVASSEVNEDGQRILVVTGEVVNTTDYAKTVPALRVALLDGERVEVASDVVAIEPEILEARATARFEKRLADVPTEARHTAVRFEDAP; encoded by the coding sequence ATGATCGTCGCCTGCCCCAACTGCGGTGCCAAGTACAACATCGCCAGCAGTGCGCTCGGCGACAAAGGCCGCATGGTCGCATGCTCCAACTGCCGGCACCGCTGGTTCGTCGATCCGGAACGGGAGGCGCCGGAACTCCCGCCCGCCGAGCCCGCGCCGGCGCCGGCGCCGTCCAACGGCTCCGAGCGCAACCGCATGGGCGAAGGCACCGGCGTGGTGCGCCGCGGCAGCAAGAGCACCTCGCTCGGCTGGATCGTGCTGCTGGTCCTGGTTGCGGTCATCGGCGGGTTGGTCCTGACAAGGGACCGCATCGCCACCGCCTGGCCGCAGGTCGCCGGGATCTATCGGGCGGCCGGCCTTTCGGTGGTGATCGATCCTGGGCTGGAAATCCGCGACGTCGCCTCGTCCGAGGTGAACGAGGACGGCCAGCGGATCCTGGTGGTGACCGGCGAGGTCGTCAACACGACCGACTATGCCAAGACGGTGCCGGCCCTGCGGGTGGCGCTCCTGGACGGCGAGCGGGTCGAGGTCGCCAGCGACGTGGTGGCGATCGAGCCGGAGATCCTGGAGGCGCGCGCCACCGCCCGGTTCGAGAAGCGCCTGGCCGACGTGCCGACGGAGGCCCGCCACACCGCGGTGCGCTTCGAGGATGCTCCTTGA
- a CDS encoding cell division ATP-binding protein FtsE — protein sequence MSDQREIIVELFGAAMKYGSGPDVLRDIDLTLQAGSFHVLLGAGAAGKTSMLRMIAMTAAPSAGSMTVFGQDPATLDHAGRAALRRRIGVIFQDLRLLDHLSVRDNIALPLRIAEAPPDEIERSVDELLDWLRIGEASDRRPPELSMAERQLTAVARAVIGRPALLLADEPTASLDPARTEQVLHLLLELHRSGTAVLLATHDRNLLGADPIPHLVIHDGRLWEPDPVVQLMEGARA from the coding sequence TTGAGCGACCAGCGCGAAATCATCGTCGAACTCTTCGGGGCCGCCATGAAATATGGCTCCGGTCCGGACGTTCTGCGCGACATCGACCTCACCCTGCAAGCGGGATCGTTCCACGTGCTGCTCGGCGCCGGGGCCGCGGGCAAGACCTCGATGCTGCGCATGATCGCCATGACCGCCGCCCCGAGCGCCGGCAGCATGACGGTTTTCGGCCAGGATCCGGCCACGCTCGACCATGCCGGCCGGGCCGCGCTGCGCCGCCGGATCGGCGTGATCTTCCAGGACCTGCGCCTGCTCGACCATCTGAGCGTGCGGGACAACATCGCCCTGCCGCTGCGGATCGCGGAGGCGCCGCCGGACGAGATCGAGCGCTCGGTCGACGAGCTGCTGGACTGGCTCCGGATCGGCGAGGCGAGCGACCGGCGACCGCCCGAGCTCTCCATGGCCGAGCGCCAGCTCACCGCGGTGGCGCGCGCCGTGATCGGCCGGCCGGCCCTGCTCCTGGCCGACGAGCCCACTGCCAGCCTCGACCCGGCCCGCACCGAGCAGGTCCTCCATCTGCTCCTGGAACTGCATCGCTCCGGCACCGCCGTCCTCCTCGCGACCCACGACCGCAACCTGCTGGGCGCCGATCCGATCCCGCATCTGGTGATCCATGACGGCCGGCTCTGGGAGCCCGACCCGGTGGTGCAGCTCATGGAAGGGGCCAGGGCATGA
- the gloB gene encoding hydroxyacylglutathione hydrolase has protein sequence MADAAIVVELLPILDDNYAFLLRREGNSTVVIVDPGAAAPIAETLAERSLQVGTILITHYHADHVAGVEELAMGTHVEVIGHGADCHRLPKLTRTVEPGERFQLLGTPVEVLDTPGHCQGHISYYLPEAKLLFCGDVLFTMGCGRVGEGEPETLWNSLQLVAGLPDDTKVYSGHEYTLGNAKFAAHAFPDNAEIKARLAKIEEMRAAGQPTVPTTLGEEKRTNPFLLAGSAERFAELRTAKNNFRG, from the coding sequence GTGGCCGACGCAGCTATCGTGGTGGAGCTCCTGCCGATCCTCGACGACAACTATGCCTTCCTGCTGCGCCGCGAGGGCAATTCCACCGTGGTGATCGTCGATCCGGGCGCCGCCGCGCCGATTGCGGAGACCCTGGCGGAGCGGAGCCTGCAGGTCGGCACGATCCTGATCACCCACTACCATGCCGACCATGTCGCCGGGGTCGAGGAACTGGCGATGGGGACCCATGTCGAGGTGATCGGCCACGGCGCGGACTGCCACCGCCTGCCCAAGCTGACCCGCACCGTCGAGCCGGGCGAGCGCTTCCAGCTCCTGGGCACGCCGGTCGAGGTGCTGGATACCCCCGGCCACTGCCAGGGCCATATCAGCTACTACCTGCCTGAGGCCAAGCTGCTGTTCTGCGGCGACGTCCTGTTCACCATGGGCTGCGGCCGGGTCGGCGAGGGCGAGCCCGAGACCTTGTGGAACTCGCTGCAGCTGGTGGCGGGCCTGCCCGACGACACCAAGGTCTATTCCGGCCACGAATACACGCTGGGCAACGCGAAGTTCGCGGCCCACGCTTTCCCCGACAATGCCGAGATCAAGGCCCGCCTGGCGAAGATCGAAGAGATGCGCGCCGCCGGCCAGCCGACCGTGCCGACCACGCTCGGCGAGGAAAAGCGCACCAATCCGTTCCTGCTCGCCGGATCGGCCGAGCGGTTCGCCGAACTGCGCACCGCGAAGAACAACTTCCGCGGCTGA
- a CDS encoding methyltransferase domain-containing protein: MTSDLEQFYASRQGQLARRLIGLQLRQLWPEVAGKTVAGLGFAMPYLDVFAEEAATTVALVPAGSIVQRWPEEGPNRLAIFQEDEIPLADQSVNLMLLVHVLETCRSLDRLMREIWRVLADDGRIVLIVPNRHGVWSLSDTTPFGQGSPFTAGQVQRLLARHLLVRGEIRRAMFVPPWNLKLLQRLAFPLERAGQRLWPQFAGIILAEAQKQLYLGAPAFQVARPRRRQYVALPQAAARTAEHAAVRMLAPNDRRPPRR; this comes from the coding sequence ATGACAAGCGATCTCGAGCAGTTCTACGCAAGCCGCCAGGGCCAGCTGGCGCGCCGCCTGATCGGGCTGCAGCTCCGGCAGCTCTGGCCCGAGGTGGCCGGCAAGACCGTCGCCGGGCTGGGCTTTGCCATGCCCTATCTGGACGTGTTCGCCGAGGAGGCCGCCACCACCGTGGCGCTGGTTCCCGCGGGCAGCATCGTGCAGCGCTGGCCCGAGGAGGGGCCGAACCGGCTGGCGATCTTCCAGGAGGACGAGATCCCCCTGGCCGACCAGAGCGTCAACCTGATGCTGCTGGTCCACGTGCTGGAGACCTGCCGCAGCCTGGACCGGCTGATGCGCGAGATCTGGCGGGTGCTGGCCGATGACGGAAGGATCGTGCTGATCGTCCCCAACCGCCACGGGGTGTGGTCCCTGTCCGACACCACGCCGTTCGGCCAGGGCTCGCCGTTCACCGCCGGGCAGGTGCAGCGCCTGCTGGCGCGCCACCTCCTGGTGCGCGGGGAGATCCGCCGGGCGATGTTCGTGCCGCCCTGGAACCTGAAGCTCCTGCAGCGGCTGGCGTTTCCGCTGGAGCGGGCCGGGCAGCGGCTCTGGCCGCAGTTCGCCGGGATCATCCTGGCCGAGGCCCAAAAGCAGCTCTACCTGGGGGCACCCGCCTTCCAGGTGGCCCGCCCGCGCCGGCGCCAGTACGTCGCCCTGCCGCAGGCGGCGGCGCGCACCGCCGAGCATGCCGCGGTGCGGATGCTGGCGCCGAACGACCGCCGCCCGCCGCGGCGCTAA
- a CDS encoding homoserine O-succinyltransferase translates to MPIKIPNDLPAAELLRNEGVRLIGEEDALQQDIRPMQVGLLNLMPDKLTTETQFARLLGATPLQVELTLISTGSYVPSNVSQSHLQSFYRSWEQVADRKFDGLLITGAPVELLEFEQVKYWDELAQIFEWSRTHVHSTFNVCWGAQAALYHFHHVPKHTLPQKRFGIFRHEVTEPRDAARSPLMRGFDDEFWVPVSRHTEVREEDLPTDGSIRVLARSTRAGLCLCEDPVNRHLFMFNHLEYDTFTLDREYRRDLERGAPIEMPLRYYPDDDLSKRPVNRWRAYAHLLFGNWINEMYQTTPFELEQIGT, encoded by the coding sequence ATGCCCATCAAGATACCCAACGATCTGCCGGCAGCCGAACTGCTGCGGAACGAGGGCGTGCGCCTGATTGGCGAAGAGGACGCGCTGCAGCAGGACATCCGGCCGATGCAGGTCGGCCTGCTCAACCTGATGCCGGACAAGCTCACCACCGAGACCCAGTTCGCCCGGCTGCTCGGCGCCACCCCGCTGCAGGTCGAGCTGACCCTGATCTCCACCGGCAGCTACGTGCCCTCCAACGTCTCGCAGTCGCACCTGCAGAGCTTCTACCGCAGCTGGGAGCAGGTCGCCGACCGCAAGTTCGACGGCCTGCTGATCACCGGCGCCCCGGTCGAGCTCCTGGAGTTCGAGCAGGTGAAGTACTGGGACGAGCTGGCCCAGATCTTCGAGTGGTCCCGCACCCACGTGCATTCGACCTTCAACGTCTGCTGGGGCGCCCAGGCCGCCCTCTACCACTTCCACCACGTGCCCAAGCACACCCTGCCGCAGAAGCGGTTCGGCATCTTCCGCCACGAGGTGACCGAGCCGCGCGACGCCGCCCGCTCGCCGCTGATGCGCGGCTTCGACGACGAGTTCTGGGTGCCGGTCAGCCGCCACACCGAGGTGCGCGAGGAGGACCTGCCGACCGACGGCAGCATCCGCGTGCTGGCCCGCTCGACCCGCGCCGGCCTGTGCCTGTGCGAGGACCCGGTCAACCGGCACCTCTTCATGTTCAACCATCTGGAATACGACACGTTCACGCTGGACCGGGAGTACCGGCGCGACCTGGAGCGCGGCGCGCCCATCGAGATGCCGCTGCGCTACTACCCGGACGACGACCTGTCGAAGCGGCCGGTCAACCGCTGGCGCGCCTACGCCCACCTGCTGTTCGGCAACTGGATCAACGAGATGTACCAGACCACCCCGTTCGAGCTGGAGCAGATCGGGACCTGA